A region of Labeo rohita strain BAU-BD-2019 chromosome 2, IGBB_LRoh.1.0, whole genome shotgun sequence DNA encodes the following proteins:
- the arf1 gene encoding ADP-ribosylation factor 1 — MGNIFANLFKVFGKKEMRILMVGLDAAGKTTILYKLKLGEIVTTIPTIGFNVETVEYKNISFTVWDVGGQDKIRPLWRHYFQNTQGLIFVVDSNDRERVNEAREELMRMLAEDELREAVLLVFANKQDLPNAMNAAEITDKLGLHSLRHRNWYIQATCATSGDGLYEGLDWLSNQLKNQK; from the exons ATGGGCAACATATTCGCAAACCTCTTTAAAGTCTTCGGCAAGAAGGAGATGAGAATTCTTATGGTGGGTCTCGATGCTGCTGGAAAGACGACGATTCTGTACAAGCTAAAGCTGGGCGAAATTGTTACCACCATCCCAACAATCG GTTTTAATGTTGAAACTGTGGAGTACAAGAATATAAGTTTCACAGTTTGGGACGTCGGCGGTCAAGATAAGATTCGACCATTGTGGCGCCATTATTTCCAGAACACACAAG gtCTGATCTTTGTGGTTGACAGCAACGACAGAGAGCGTGTGAATGAGGCGCGAGAGGAGCTGATGAGGATGTTGGCTGAGGATGAGCTCAGGGAAGCAGTTCTGCTCGTGTTTGCCAACAAACAG GACTTACCGAACGCCATGAATGCTGCGGAAATCACGGACAAGCTGGGGCTGCATTCGCTCCGGCACAGGAACTGGTACATTCAGGCCACGTGCGCCACAAGCGGCGACGGCCTCTATGAAGGACTCGACTGGTTGTCCAATCAACTGAAAAACCAGAAATAA